From the genome of Grus americana isolate bGruAme1 chromosome 16, bGruAme1.mat, whole genome shotgun sequence:
GGTGGGGCTATGGGTCTGGGGGGGGCAATGGGTCTGGGGGGGGCAatggggcaggctgggggggctaTGGGTCTGGGGGGGCTTTAGGGCAGGGGGGTCaatggggcaggaggggcaatggggctggggggggctttggggcaggaggggcaatgtggctggggggggcaatggggcaggctgggggggcaaTGGGGGAAGCCGCGGGGCAGGACGGAGCAGTGGGTGCCCCGCACCCTCATCGCAGACGTCCCCACCGCAGGAGGAGGCCCCGGCCCGGGCGGGGCCCTGTGGGACGTTGGACCCCCGGGGGCAGCCGCGGGGACCCGCCGTgggcgccgctgccgccgcAGCAGGTGGGTCCCggccccgccccagccccgggcgGCTCCGCCCACCGGCCACCGGCCCCGCCCCATCGTGACCACGCCTCCCCCAGGGAGGAGTCCGCAGAAGCTCCGCCTCCCTGGAGCAACGACCAACCAGCAGCTGCCCCCTCTGGACGGCAGAGGACCTGATACGGAGGAGGAAGACGTCGCGACCAATCAGACTCTATCCTCTCCATCCGGCTCTTCTGATTGGCTGCTGGCATCCGAGGGCTCAGATGGAGCCCTGCCCTCCTCGGGCAACGCTTCCCCACCGGCAGCCAATGAGACCTCGCTCTGGCCGCGGGCGGGGGCGAGTGGGCGGGGTTTGAAGCGAGAAGGTGTGGCCGGCCACGGGGCGCGGCGGCCAATCAGAATCACCCTTCTCCAGGCCAGCTTCTGAGGGAAGGGGCGGGGACGCCACGCCCTGGAGGCGTGGCTAGACTGAGGGGGCGTGTCTCCCttagccccgcccctcccctaGGCTCCGCCCCGCTGCAGGGGAAGatggcggcggcgcgggcgagCGGGAGCGCGGTGCTGCGGCGgctgcggggcggcggcggggcccccGGCGGAGCGCGGTGAgcggggccggcccgggccTTCCCCCGGCCCTTCCCCCGGCCAGCCCCCGCCCCTAGTTCCACCCCAGgccccgcttcccccccccccctcagacCCCGCCGTGTCCCCCCGGTTCCCCTCAGCGGGCCGCAGCCGGCGGGCGGGCCCCGGGCCCTGGCGCGGtgccgggcgggcgggggccgcgCTGTTAATGCCTCACCAGGCGGGACAGCCCGGCGGGCAAAGGTCCGGCCGGTAGCGCTGCACCCCCACCGCGCCTCTCTGGGGagggccccgccgccccggccccggcccccgcggcctccggtggggtggggggggaaccACCGGCCAGGCTGCGGCGGTGCTGTGGGGCAGCGGGTCTGCCCCACCGCGGAGGGGGTCACCAgcggctcctggggctgggggggtccgtgggggtgtgggggggctgcccccctGGAGCCAGCCCCGGGGGTGGGGAGACGCACCCTCATTTTTCCCACATCCCCCCTCCAAAGCCGGGGCAGGCGCTGCCGTACCCCGGCTGCCTTCCCCCTGACATGAACTGACTGaagcccaccccccccccccccccgagacgGACGGTGCTCCCCGGGAGCCGGCCGAGGCAGGACCGGCAGCGCGGCCTCTGGTTCCCTCCGGCCCGTCGTTCCCAGGGCAGAGCCGCCGGTGTTTCCTCCAGCGAGGGGGTGTCGGCGGGCGCTCCCCCGCCGCTGACCCGCTGTCTCGCAGGGGGTACTCGAGGGATGCCGAGGGCAGCTGGTTCCGCTCCCTCTTTGTGCACAAGGTGGATCCCCGCAAGGACGCCCATTCCAACCTCCTCTCCAAGAAGGAGACCAGCAACCTCTACAAGATCCAGTGTGAGTGGCCCCGCTGGGAAGAAGGAGCTGGGGGTGATTGCAGATGGGGTGTACCCCACTAtactgagccccccccccccaacctgtggggacccccccagggcctcagctcctgccctggcagcccctctctcctctccctgcagttCACAATGTGAAGCCGGAGTGTCTGGATGCCTACAACAGCCTGACGTGAGCCCTGCCGCATGTCACAAGGGGCTGCCTGGGGTCCCAGCGGGGTGTTGGGGTGCTGCTgtggagggaggggggtgggagggCTTGTGCAGAGCTCCTTGAGTCCCCGGGCAGGTCTGTGTCGCTgctctttgcctcagtttccctccctGTGAAATGGGTGCATGTCTGTCCTGTTAGGGCAGACCCTTCTGTGCGCAGACCCCTCGTGCTGGGCTGGAAGGGCAAATGGGGGTATTGGGAGTGTTTTGGGGTGGCTGCCCGCCCTCCCAGCTGCCTTTCCTGTGCCCCCGCAGAGAGGAGGTGCTACCCAAGCTTCACTTGGATGCCGACTACCCCTGCGACCTGGTGGGGAACTGGAACACGTGGTACGGCGAGCAGGACCAGGCAggtgagggcaggcaggcagcggcTCCGGTGCCTGCGCtgctggaggggctgagagCGAAGGTGAAGAGCTGGGCTTGTGCTGGGGGGGTGGCTGTCACGCAGGGGGAAAGGagtgggagctgctgggtggGCTTTTGGGGTGCTgcttcccccttcccagccctgtgCTCTCCTTCCAGTGCATCTCTGGCGCTTCTCCGGTGGGTACCCGGCCCTCATGGACTGCATGAACAAGCTCAAACAGAACAAGGTACCGAGCTCTGCCCCTCGCCTCTGCCTGACCCCCACCCTGGCCCGGGTCGTGCTTGCCCCCACCCCGAAACCCCCGGCTGGGGCTGTCCCCAGGAGTACCTGGACTTCCGCAAGGAGAGGAGCCGGATGCTGCTGTCCCGCAGGAACCAGCTGCTCCTGGAGTTCAGCTTCTGGAACGAACCCCTGCCACGCCAGGGACCAAACATCTACGAGCTGAGGACCTACAAGCTGAAGGTGAGCAGCTGAGGGGTGGCAGCCTGCGCCTCTGGGCGTCTCTCGGATCAATATACCCCCAGGGTGGGGGTGCTGCCTGATGTTttggggggcagccccccaaATTCCTCCCTCCTTGGTGAGGAGACCCCAAGCaggggggagcaggcaggatctggctgctcactcactctctttcttcctcctctgtttcCAGCCAGGGACCATGATCGAATGGGGCAACAACTGGTAAGCGACCGTTTTCCTGGCGTGGAGGGAGCCAAGGTGGGAAAAGGTCCCCACAGAGTAGGGGGGGAGCCCCTTGGGCAACTCCTTCCCCCCGTGTTTCTCCTGCTGCGTGCCAGGGCTCGGGCCATTAAGTACCGTCAGGAGAACCAGGAGGCGGTCGGTGGGTTCTTCTCCCAGATTGGGGAGCTGTACGTCGTGCACCACCTCTGGGGTAAGTGGGCTGCCCGCAGCGTCCGCCGGGGTACCCCCaccgtggggctggggtgggggcggggggcccTGGGTGccatccccatcccttccccacagCCTACAAGGACCTGCAGTCCCGGGAGGAGACGAGGAACGCGGCCTGGAGGAAGAGGGGCTGGGACGAGAACGTGTATTACACGGGTGAGTGGGACCCCCTGCCATCGGCGGGGACCCCGTGCCGGGGACCCCCTGCCCTCACctctctctcatttccttttccagtcCCGCTGATCCGGACCATGGAGTCGCGGATAATGATTCCTCTGAAGATCTCGCCCCTGCAGTGAGCGGGGGTCCGTGTCGGGGTGACTGCCTGCACCCGGAGGGGCTCGCTCCCCgcctgcaccccagccctgctggggaagggctgggggggtctctgctcccccatggctcctggctCTCCTTCACCTCCCCACCCCATTTTGGGGTGCTCTGTGGGGGATCAGAGTGGGGAGGGCTCTGcgggtgggaaggggaagggtgGGAGCCCCCCATCCTGCAGAGGGTCCCCAGGTGCAGCTgcccggggggggctgggcaggctgcagaggtggggggGTCTTAATTATTCCTGATGGGCCCGGTGGGGGCCTTTCCTgccaattaaatatttaatatgccAACGCCTGACCCTCTctggggagtggggagggggagctgggggtgctcggccccccccgccccggcacagGGAACAGACCCCCCCAACCTGCTCTCACCCAGGGGTGCCCCCTGCACCCAAAGACCCCCACCCGTGGGTGCCCTGATACACTGAGGTCCCCCCCAAAGCCCTTGTGTGCCCCCAGTGCCACTGGGGACCCCCCAGCCAAGCGTCCCGCCGtgccgggacccccccaagcCCACGCGTGTCCCCGCCGCGGGGGGACCCGCTCCCCGCCAGACAGGGCGTGTCAATGGCGGCTCTGGCTCCGCCCCCTTTGCCGAAGCCACGCCCCCTGCCGCTCGTTGCTCGCGGTCCTCCGGAGGGAGTGTCCGCTAGGGGGCGCCTTTACCGGctgccgctctgcgccgcgctCCGTTGCTCTGTTGGCGTCATTTCCGGGCGGCGCTGAGGCGGGCGGCGcggtgaggggcggggggggggtcggggccCGGGGCCCGGTCAGAGCCGAGGTGGGGGAACGGCCTTGGGCCCCGTGTGCCGGGGGTCTGGGGGGCTCCGGAGGGACAGGGGCCCCTGGGCCCCGTGTgctggggggttgggggggggggctctggagcagcagaggcccCTGGGCCTGGTGtgctgggggtttggggggactCCGGAGGGACCCCTGGGCCCCGGGGGTCTGGGGGGCTTCGGAGGGACAGGGACCCTTGGGCCCCGTGtgctgggggtttgggggggggcttCGGAGGAGCAGAGGACCCTGGGCCCTGTGTGAAGGGGGTCTGGGGGACGGTGTGGAGGAGCAGAGCCCCCGGTCCGGTTTGATAGGGGTCTGGGGGGCTCCGGAGGGACAGAGGCCCCTGGGTTCGCTGTCTTGGGGTCTGGGGGGACTCCGGAGGAGCAGAGGGCCCTGGGCCTGGTGTTttgggggccggggggggctctggaggagcagaggccCCCGGGCACGGTGTGCTGGGGGTCTGTGGTGGGACTCAGAGCCgggagggggggaagcagaCAGGGAGAAGGCCTGGGACTGGGCAGGtggagggggggctggggttCGCTGGGCTGGCAGACTGCAGAGTCTGAGGCAGGCTGGCAGAAGGGAGCCCGGGATTAGCCCTGATCCCAGGCGGCCGTGTTCCCCCATGGACGATGGTTTTGCATCTTCTCCCCCAGTCCTTGACTGGCAGCACCATGTCATCGGACTCCAGCAAGAAGAGGAAACCCAAAGTGATCCGCACGGATGGGGGCCCGCAGGAGGGCAAGCGAGGCAAGGCCGATGCTGACCAGGTAGGGCTGCCCACATGCACAGGCAGAGCCTGCCTGCTACAACGGGGTGCTTGTATCCTCCTGCCTTACTAAGGGCTGTTCTCACACCTACCCTTTGTTGGCCTTATTCTCCCTTTTGGGAGGTTGTGGGACAGCTACCCCAGAGCTGAGCTGGCTCTCAGTGCCTCTGAAACTCCTGCTCTGAATTTTTGAACCTGTTTGCGACTCCTTCAGGAAACACTGGGTCTGAAAGGTCCCTCGGGGGTTTGCAGGTTGTCTTAAAACACTCCCTCAGGCATCAGGGTAACGGGTTCAGCCAAAGTGGGGATAAGGATTGAAGTAATCACCTTCCCGGTTCATCCTCTGCAGTCACATAGATACACCAGTGCAGGACGGGTACCAGTTTAAATTCGTAATAACTATATAAAAGACAGTCTGAACTTCCCAGACGTTGTAACGCGTGGTGGTGTTTGTGTCTGGGATTGTTAACCAAGTCCTTTCCCGTGTGTAAAGTCTCCTCGGATGTGGGATTAACAGACAGAGCCAGGAATCGAGATGCAGCAGTTTGTTTCCCAGTGCCCTTTCCAGAGGAAGGAACGAGGTGCAGAAGGTGTTTTCTGCCGTTGCAGGACGTTAGGTACTACAGCGAGGAGTGTGAGGTGGATCTCCGTGACCCTATCAAAGACTACGAACTCTACAGAGAGACTTGCCAGGAGCTTCAGAGACTGATGGCAGAAATCCAGGAGCTGAAGAGCAGGGGCATCAAGGACAACGTAAGGAGAAGCCTCGGTGCTTGATTTAATGTGTTCTGCTCTTTGATGTTTTCCCTTAATTTGAGAGGAACGGGAACAGAAGCCGTGACGTCTTCTGGGGAGTCAGGAAAATGGAACAGCCTCCcttaaataaagtaaaatacgATTCAGTGGAGGCATTGATCTTGACTGAGCAGATATTATGCAGACTGAGTTCTTCTAAAGCGTTTTTGGGCTCCTCATGGGTTGGGGGGCTCCTGCAGGGAGGAATGGAGCCCCTTCTGACTGCAGCGGGGGTGGCCAGGCTCTCGCTGTCCCACAGAGGCCCGGCAGCCTCggctgtggctggggaaggctTGTGCTGCGGCCACCCGCCCTGTCCTCTGCACAGCAGGGTGGGTGCTTCAGGCCCAAACCCTTCTGTCCTACCGCCGAGAAAAATTGCTAGAGTGACCCCCGAGCCCCCCCAAGTTATTTCCAGCGGGTGACCTGCGAGTCTGGCAGCGGGAGGCTCCCTCAGAAGCCCTGGTGACATTAATCGTGGCTCCTTAGCGAAGTGCAGAGCCCCATTTGTGACAGGACTCGCAGGAAGACCCTGCAGCAAAAGGGTTTTGTGGCGAGAGTCGTCTCTCCTGCTTCTAAcacctctctccctctgctcaggCTTCGGAGATCGATGAGCGGCGCATTCAGAGCTGTGTCCACTTCATGACCCTGAAGAAGCTCAACCGGTTGGCTCATATTCGGCTGAAGAAAGGGAGAGATCAAACCCACGAGGTACAGTGGGGTCGGGGAGtgacaaatacaggctgggatTTAGTGGGGTCAGAGACGGTGCTGTTTCGGTCTGGTCTGTGTATGGATAGGTGAGAGGAATTAAAGATCAGCTGGGTTGTGGGTTTTGAATTTGAGGTTTATCAGGAGACTACCGCGATGAGGGGAAAGGTGTAATTATAACAAATGATGAAGGAGCGATAGCTGCTTCTGTCTCAAAGGTATCGGGGAGTCAGAAAGCTCTGTCTCGAGTCTGGTGTGCCGCAGGCCTGAGAAACGCGTACACGGTTGGCCCCAAAGCTCCTTACCCAGACTTCTCGGAGAGCTTTTCACAGTCCGTGAGCAACGCTCACTTTCATTGTACCACCGAGGAAGCTGAGGCACAGGGACGCGAGGGGACTCGGTCTGTGTGCCCCAGCACGTCTGCCCTGTTCTGTGCCTCGTCCTCAAAATGTGCTGGAAGGGAGCAGCATCAGTTTGATGTCATCATTGTTTGGCTTCCCAGCccttgaaaatgtcttttttgcCCCCCAAAAAATTGTTGCATACCCTAAACCCCACCATCCCTAGCTGTTacggtgaggggggggggggttggtgaCTCTCTCGCGGGGTGTGTTGTGCTGGGAGGAAGGTAACAGAGCTTCATCCCCTGCTCTGGCCGTGTCTCTGCTTCAGGCAAAGCAGAAGGTCGACGCGTAtcacctgcagctccagaactTGCTCTATGAGGTGATGCACCTGCAGAAAGAGATCACCAAATGCCTGGAGTTCAAGTGAGTTTGGCCGGGGAGGAGAGAGCGTGACGGTGTGTCTGAGATGGGGTGGAGGCCTCGAACGTTTGGAATCTCTTGTCGCATCGTCTGAGCCCGCTGTGGGAGGAGAGTGGCTCCAGGTGCCACCACGCAGGAGAGACTGAGTGTGCCAGACACGGGGGAAGAGGCTcgtggagggaggagggaagaatgCATCTATTGTGATAGAGGGAcagtggaagagaaaacagGTAAATGTAAAAGTCGTGGCCACGGTGGTCTCTTCCAGGACTCTATATCaagagttttcttccaaaagtcAAGCCCTCTGTTGTGCCCGTTGCATAGGCAGTGCTCCGAGCTGCTCCCCACCCGTGCGGGGCAGGTGTCTCCAGGAAAGGAAGGACCCTGTTGAGAcctttctgtcctctgctgagctctgctgccGTTCAGCTTGCTGATGCTGTGGGGTTTCACGTAGCGGAGTGAAGCAGGGGCAAGGGGCGTTGGCATCGACCGCTCTCCTGTGAGACACGGTGGAGTTTGACCCTGCTGCACCATTTCCCACCCTTCCCTAATCTGATCCATCTGTCCTTGCAGGTCAAAACATGAGGAGATCGAACTGGTGAGCCTGGAGGAGTTTTACAAAGAGGCCCCCCCCGAAATCAGCCGGCCTGCCATCACCCTGTCTGAGCCCCACCAGCAGACCCTGGCCCGCCTGGACTGGGAGCTGGAGCAGCGCAAGAGGTGGGTCGGCGGCGTTTCGGTTCAGTGTCAGCCGCGTTTCAGTTCAGCGTCAGCCTGCTGTGCTCTCGACAGGCCCCCAGAGTGAGCTGCATGGCTACTGGGTGAAACAAACGTGGGTGACAAAGGTTTTAACCCCCCTTTGAAATAGTCAGCTTGGAACAAGTGACAGATTTATTGTGTAACTGAGCCCTTGGTGCAGAGGATTGCTCTTTGTGTAGAGCTGGGCTTGGTAGGACCGTTGTTTCATGGATCGGGGAGTTTTCTTTTACCTGCTTGATGAAGgagagccctggggagcagagcaacCTCCAAAGCAGAGTGAGAGAAGCCCCGAGCCAGCCGCAGCCAGGTGATGACAGCAAAGGCAGCTTGGCTCTCCCGATAAACCCACTGAGGCAGTGAACGTCAGCACTGGCTCTTGGGtatcaaaggaagaaaatgaattttatcaCTTGATATTTCCCTGGTGTCTGCTTGGAGGCTCTTGCAGCAGGGAACGGGGACGCTGCCCCGCTGTAGGGGTGATATTGAAGCATGGGTGGTTATGTGCTTCCATCCAGAACCTGGTTCTGTGAGATGTGCCCCGTAGGGCAAAGCGATCCCTGTTTTGTCTGCCACGCTGCGGCGCGAGGAGCAAAATGAAGCTGGCTCGGCTTGGTGACGCAGCCCCGGAGCTGCTGCCGTTCCTGCCTGTGCTCCTAACGCTTGCCACGGTGTGGAGCTGCCCGCACAGCGTTTGTCTCTGCCGCGCTGCCCTGCGACGGGCGCTGGTGTCCTGGCGCTGGCAGCCACCAGCTCGGTGCAGGCTCTGACCCCTGAGGTCCCTCAGCTGACGCGGGCAGCACAGGTGGTTCAGCTGCTCTGTCTGCTCTTGCGCTGTGCAAAAAGCAAACGTGATGCAACGTTCCTGTGTTTTGATAATGGCCAACGGCTTTTTGCAGCTGAGACCAGCCTTCTGGAAAGATCAGTCTGAACCTGACAGGAGGTGCTGCGTGGCTCTAACGCCTCGTGCTTTGCCTCTCCCAGGCCCTTCACATCACACCCAACTTCTTTTGCCGTTTGTGCTGCAGCCGAGATCCTCCGGATGGCTTTGCCTGCAGCGCACGCTCGCAGAGGAGTGTTCAGCCTAGAGGTCTCTCAAGGGTTCTTCTTAAAAACAATTGTTTATTGCAAACTGTGTAAGGGGCAAAGACGAATTGAGCCTGACCTGCGGTTGCACTGTGGGTGCTCTCGTCCGGTGGGGAGCAGGATCCTCTCTCCTGCTGGGCGAAAAGTTGCAGTCAGCAGCAATAAGGAGACGTAACGTGTTCTCTCCCAACAAGAGTGTATCTAGGGCTCGGAGGGTTGTGGTGAACTtgcattttcctgggctttCTACCTAGTTTCAGAGGAGCACTTGCTAGTGTAGCACGAGTTTAACTAAGGAGTTGATGTGACATGAAGTGACTCTGGCGATACAAAGTGGAAAAGCCTCTTCAGGAGCTTAGCGAGGTCGGCAGGGCTCCGTCAGcatggctgctggcagcagaggctgggggGGAGCAGATCTGCTGAGGGAAGATCCGGTTGCTGTTCCTTCTCGGAGCACAATGCAAGGCTGAGCTTCCACTTTCTCTCCCTGGTTTCCATCTCTAATCTATTCCTTTCTGCCTCCGCTTGCCCTTGGCATTAAGAGCTCTTCATTTGTCACGATGTCTGAGCTCTCCTGGTTCCTGCAGTGACTTTCGTCAGGCCACGAGAGCTGCGGCCCATGACCCAGGCAGGTTTTGTTGCTGTGATGTGTGGCAGTAACCGAATTCCCACCCCTAGGCTGGCAGAGAGGTACAAGGAGTGTCTGACCAGCAAGGAGAAGATCCTGAAGGAGATCGAGGTGAAGAAGGAATATCTGAGCAGCCTCCAGCCTCGACTCAACAGCATCATGCAGGTACTGGAGCTCtgcaggaaggggagaaagCCTTCGGGGCCAAGCTGAGTTCACGCTCCGAGGGCTGTGTTAGGTGCAATGCCGGGGCTGATTCTGCTTTGAAGATATTTTGTTCCCAGTGTGGACGAGGGGTAGATCTGCCTCATGCCGAGACTCCTCCGGAATCTCCTTGTTTATGCGGCAATTCCTGCAGAACTGCGGGTGGAGGAGTCGTTAAATGGGCCTTTCCCTGGAGAGCAATACGCAGGTCCAGCCCCTTGTGAttgcctggggagggaagaatAGGCGAAGGAACTGGGTTATTTTCAGATCCGAAAGTTTTCCAGCAAAGGAGAGCTGCCAGCCCTTCCCTGGGGGCTCACCGTGCCCGTGGCTGCCTTTAACCCTGCACCGCGGCTGCTCTGCTGGTTTCCAGCCTCCCGCTTACCAGCTTGGGGTGAAGGAGGGGGTGAGGAGGGCGCAGCGTTCTCTTCCCAGTGATGAAGgttcctccttttcccccaggCCTCCCTGCCTGTCCAGGAGTATCTCTTCATGCCTTTCGACCAGGCGCACAAACAGTACGAGACAGCCCGACACCTCCCGCCGCCTCTCTACGTCCTCTTTGTTCAAGCCAGTGCCTACGGTCAGGCCTGCGGTGAGCACCGACGGGGGAGCGCAGGCCTCGGTGACGCCACGGGGGGCTGTCACCACCTTGAGGGGTGGCAGCGCTCCCTCCGCGGGCCAGATTTCACTCAAAGCGCTGCTTTGGGGACGCTTTGGGAGGTCTATTTCATCCCATCTGCTCTGCAGCCGGATTCTGCTGAGCCCAGAGCAGCAGGGCGACCCTGGGGCCAGCACAAtgaggcagcagcatttgaaacCTTGTTTGCTCAGCTCCCTCGCTGGAAGAACTGCTTGGGAAGCTCACTTcccacctctgcctccccttcTCAAGGTCGGCAGGGACGTCCCTGCAGCCCGCGAGCCGGCTCGGTGCTGACGCGGCCTCCCGAGAGCTGTCAGCCTGTAGGGTGGGTGCTATGTTGTGCCACCCGTGGGTGGTGGTGACTCCAGAGCAGGCGGTACCTCTGCCTGTCCTCGCAGAGGCCCTTTCCCAGGAGCTCACCGGAAAGCCCTCATCTCCTCAGGCAGCTTTGCGTTTCGAGGGGCTTTCTGAAGCCTCCCTGAGTCGGGAGGGATTTCCCAGCAGGGCTCAGCATCCCCTGAGCTGTTCTGTCCGCGTCTCCTGCGCGGAGAGGGTTGTAGCATAGCATGAGAGCTGCCGTCCCACCTGCTCTCACGCCGCTGTGGGAGTGGGGCAGGCGGCAGAGGAGCGTAGAAGGGCCACACTGTGGCTCTTGGCCGCACCGGGTCCCTGCTGTTGAGTTCCTGCAGCCCTTGTGACCCAGCTCCTCACTCCCTGCTTGTgccagccagcccccagcccctctgggcTCTTGGTAAAGATTTGGCCTTTACGGTTTCCAGGGACAGTCCCTCAAAACCTAGCATTTTCCCTCCTCTGACCCCAACCTACCCAGGAGATCCAGCCCTGCGGTGGCCCCACGGAGCCCTCTGGACAACTGCCACTTCCCACTGACCCTTCCTTTGAGCTTCCTCTGCCACGGAGCTCTTCCTCGTGCAGCTGTGCAGTGGGAGCTTGCTGGGGCAGGGATATTTCTGACTGCTTTTCCCATACAGAAGTGGGGTTCGTAGCTTAGTTTTCATGTCTCCTCCATAGATAAGAAGCTTGTGGTGGCCATTGAAGGGAGTGTAGAAGAAGCCAAAGCCCTGTACAAGCCACCTGAGGACTCGCAGGGTGAGTTGGGGTGGTGTTGCCGCAGGCAGGCTGCCTGATGCTGTGCGCAGGCAGAGGAGTCGGGTAGAGAAGCGGATGGGTTCTGGGGTGGGTGCTGAAATGGCACGGTGCCCAGTGTCTGCCCCAAGTCCCTGGCAGGTGATCCCCTCTGTCCCCACGTCCTCCTTCCTGAGAGACATTTACAGTTCCTCATCTGTCGGAGTGTCCCCTAGCAACGGGGATGTGTTCCTGTGTGTCTGCATCCTGATAGGGCCCTGCTTTTGGGGGATGGTGATGTCTGGGGGAGCTGCGATCTGGGAGAAGGGGC
Proteins encoded in this window:
- the NIPSNAP1 gene encoding protein NipSnap homolog 1; amino-acid sequence: MAAARASGSAVLRRLRGGGGAPGGARGYSRDAEGSWFRSLFVHKVDPRKDAHSNLLSKKETSNLYKIQFHNVKPECLDAYNSLTEEVLPKLHLDADYPCDLVGNWNTWYGEQDQAVHLWRFSGGYPALMDCMNKLKQNKEYLDFRKERSRMLLSRRNQLLLEFSFWNEPLPRQGPNIYELRTYKLKPGTMIEWGNNWARAIKYRQENQEAVGGFFSQIGELYVVHHLWAYKDLQSREETRNAAWRKRGWDENVYYTVPLIRTMESRIMIPLKISPLQ